The following are from one region of the Cloacibacterium normanense genome:
- a CDS encoding DUF1569 domain-containing protein: MRKSLHNLSDVNEIINRIHLLHENSPRKWGSMTVSQMMVHCAKILEVPNKNLQLRHPHFLIRLIGVATKYELRIFNNGIPHNMPTFKEVIVNETCDFLESKRYLLATLDEYVWNASQNNLPKTHQLFGKMTKFDWGFLEYKHLHHHLKQFNV, from the coding sequence GTGAGAAAATCTTTACACAATCTTTCAGACGTAAACGAAATTATCAATAGAATACATCTTCTACATGAGAATTCTCCTAGAAAATGGGGAAGCATGACTGTTTCTCAAATGATGGTGCATTGTGCTAAAATTCTAGAAGTTCCCAATAAAAATTTACAACTGAGACATCCCCATTTTTTGATTCGGCTTATTGGTGTAGCAACCAAGTATGAACTCAGAATTTTCAATAACGGAATTCCTCATAATATGCCCACTTTCAAAGAAGTGATAGTGAACGAAACCTGTGATTTTTTAGAAAGTAAAAGATATTTATTGGCAACTTTAGATGAATATGTTTGGAATGCATCACAAAATAATTTACCCAAAACTCACCAATTATTCGGGAAAATGACGAAATTTGACTGGGGATTTTTAGAGTATAAACATCTTCATCATCATTTAAAACAATTTAATGTATGA
- a CDS encoding pseudouridine synthase: MSRERNSGKSNNRNSERRPSSPKSSKPSFDKPKRTRGTDTPKRGGEKTFDSREKYVKGDLKLSKKPFKKFEKDEDKAKSFVQKRRLEKLAKSENKETIRLNKYIANSGICSRREADELITQGLVEVNGKVITELGYQVQKTDRVVFDGQGITPEKPVYVLLNKPKGYISTTKDEKMRKTVMDLVANASPYRLFPVGRLDRSTTGVILLTNDGHMTKKLTHPSFNMKKIYHVTLDRKISKEDMQAIADGIRLEEGVAEVDAISYIDGKPKNEVGIEIHIGWNRVVRRIFQKMGYEVEALDRVMFAGLTKKNVKRGYWRILTDLEVNNLKML, from the coding sequence ATGAGCAGAGAAAGAAATTCAGGGAAAAGTAACAATAGAAATTCTGAGAGGAGACCTTCCTCACCTAAAAGCTCAAAACCTTCATTTGATAAACCAAAGAGAACCAGAGGAACTGACACTCCAAAAAGAGGTGGCGAGAAAACTTTTGATTCTAGAGAAAAATATGTAAAAGGTGATTTGAAATTAAGCAAAAAGCCTTTCAAAAAATTCGAAAAAGACGAAGACAAAGCAAAATCTTTCGTTCAAAAAAGACGTCTAGAAAAACTAGCGAAATCTGAGAACAAAGAAACCATTCGTTTAAATAAATACATTGCCAATTCTGGAATTTGTAGCAGAAGAGAAGCAGATGAATTAATTACTCAAGGTTTGGTAGAAGTTAATGGTAAAGTAATCACAGAATTAGGTTACCAAGTACAGAAAACAGATAGAGTAGTTTTTGACGGACAAGGAATTACACCAGAAAAACCAGTGTATGTTTTGTTAAATAAACCAAAAGGTTATATTTCTACAACCAAGGACGAAAAAATGCGCAAAACCGTAATGGATTTAGTGGCAAATGCTTCGCCATATCGTTTATTCCCTGTTGGTAGATTAGACAGAAGTACTACTGGAGTTATTCTATTGACGAATGATGGACACATGACTAAAAAATTGACGCATCCATCATTTAACATGAAAAAAATCTATCACGTAACGCTTGATAGAAAAATCTCTAAGGAAGATATGCAAGCTATTGCAGACGGAATTAGATTAGAGGAAGGGGTAGCAGAAGTAGATGCGATTTCTTACATCGATGGAAAACCTAAAAATGAGGTGGGAATAGAAATCCACATTGGTTGGAATAGAGTGGTTCGTAGAATTTTTCAGAAAATGGGCTACGAAGTAGAAGCGCTAGACAGAGTAATGTTTGCGGGACTTACCAAGAAAAATGTAAAACGAGGCTACTGGCGAATTCTTACAGATTTAGAAGTCAACAACCTGAAAATGTTGTAA